From a single Corynebacterium kroppenstedtii DSM 44385 genomic region:
- a CDS encoding ABC transporter permease — protein MNWVITNWEDIAELTGQHLRLALPPILFSLLIAIPIGRYAFSHPLFGRPLLNAASLMYAVPSLPLIITIPIIIGTPLRSNLTMITALTVYGVALLVRTAADAFASVDAHTRDAALALGHSPRTILWKVDLPLAIPVIASGLRVVASSTIGLVTIGALVGIPSLGSLLTDGFQRGITAEVTAGIVATIIVALVIDAIIQGLTWLLTPWSHASGGASS, from the coding sequence ATGAACTGGGTGATCACCAATTGGGAGGATATCGCGGAACTAACCGGCCAACACCTCCGATTAGCGCTGCCCCCGATTCTTTTCTCACTGCTTATTGCCATTCCGATAGGGCGCTATGCATTTTCCCACCCTCTGTTCGGTAGGCCATTGCTAAATGCGGCCTCTCTCATGTACGCAGTGCCTTCCTTACCACTCATCATTACAATTCCGATCATCATTGGCACACCATTGCGATCAAACCTCACGATGATCACCGCGCTCACGGTCTACGGAGTCGCGTTACTTGTCCGCACCGCGGCCGACGCTTTCGCCTCCGTCGATGCACACACTCGGGACGCGGCACTCGCCCTCGGGCACTCCCCCCGCACAATCCTGTGGAAAGTGGACCTACCGCTGGCTATTCCCGTCATCGCGTCGGGACTCCGCGTGGTCGCATCCTCCACGATTGGCCTGGTCACCATCGGTGCACTCGTCGGTATCCCTAGTTTGGGTTCACTACTCACCGACGGTTTTCAGCGCGGCATAACGGCGGAGGTCACCGCGGGTATCGTCGCCACGATTATTGTTGCCCTCGTGATCGATGCCATTATTCAAGGTCTTACCTGGCTGCTCACTCCATGGAGCCACGCATCGGGTGGCGCATCATCATGA
- a CDS encoding ABC transporter ATP-binding protein, whose amino-acid sequence MITFDHVSKTYPDGSTAVHDFSLVIPSHHIVSLVGTSGSGKTTLIRMVNRMTEPTSGQVCIDDHNVMDESAVDLRRRIGYVIQSGGLMPHKTVEANIAVVPTLLGTPRREARKNARKIMERVGLDPALAKRYPHQLSGGQQQRVGVARALASNPNILLMDEPFGAVDPIVRRELQDELLRLQQELGKTILFVTHDIDEAFRLSDSVVILEKGGVISQHGSPSEIMTNPKNDFVASFTGASNTNRKLTTRTVNGQAVAVDSYGRSVGVLTS is encoded by the coding sequence TTGATTACCTTCGATCACGTTTCCAAGACCTACCCAGATGGCTCAACCGCCGTCCACGATTTCTCACTAGTCATACCGTCGCATCACATCGTGTCACTCGTCGGCACATCTGGCTCGGGGAAAACGACGTTAATACGCATGGTTAACCGCATGACCGAGCCCACGAGCGGCCAAGTCTGCATCGACGATCACAACGTCATGGACGAGTCCGCCGTCGACCTCCGGCGTCGAATTGGGTACGTCATACAATCTGGTGGGCTCATGCCCCACAAGACAGTCGAAGCGAATATTGCGGTTGTGCCGACGCTCCTAGGCACACCTCGTCGCGAGGCCCGGAAAAACGCTCGAAAGATTATGGAGCGCGTGGGGCTCGATCCTGCCTTAGCGAAGCGATACCCTCACCAGCTTTCTGGCGGCCAGCAGCAGAGGGTCGGTGTGGCACGGGCCCTTGCATCAAACCCGAATATCCTGCTCATGGACGAGCCCTTCGGAGCTGTTGACCCGATCGTCCGTCGGGAATTGCAAGACGAGCTCCTGCGCCTCCAACAAGAATTAGGGAAAACGATTCTCTTCGTGACCCACGACATCGACGAAGCATTTCGGCTTAGCGACTCGGTCGTTATTCTCGAAAAAGGTGGAGTGATATCACAACATGGATCACCTTCCGAGATAATGACCAACCCAAAGAATGACTTCGTTGCATCGTTTACCGGAGCAAGCAATACGAATAGGAAATTAACAACGCGAACAGTCAATGGACAAGCCGTTGCTGTTGATTCCTACGGAAGAAGCGTGGGGGTACTTACCTCATGA